A genomic stretch from Polyangium spumosum includes:
- a CDS encoding SBBP repeat-containing protein — translation MPHADRRIRRSLGLLAVLGLSVSPVACGFDEFGAKPPETGGAGAAGGMGGAGGMAGAGGMAGAGGMAGPGGMGGAGGAGGAGGGVTCNPSETRECYTGPAGTKGVGNCKAGVETCGDDGTEWSPCADEITPAPVEKCTTVGDEDCDGVDGCTGTPLDAFTPAGKTSDPLDDAIFDVAMAPDGGYVIAGMMDGTLDNSDFASVSAGSVYVAKFDAMGAMQWEKKYPTTRFGAARGVAVHKNGEIVIVGEFSGTINFGGDALTAPSPSADIFIATLDAAGEHVWSERYGTTNVQTAQGVALDEQGNLFVTGYIRNDAFSFGGDTFDPENNDEMYLVSFTANGTHRWDRVFIEGGDQRAWSVAVTLQGHPVIVGQTSEAVDLGGSSSPSYSSSQDGIVAMYDKDTGAHIWSKYVASPNSQNANHVSVAPNGEVLVTGRFVDAVDLGSGPVNSIGSTDTYLAVLDATNGAAIHVKRIGSMNTETRGIGAVADGAGDIILTGRYTGGALDVDGQAIPNPNGVDALVIKLAGEDLAPIWVKALGGQGNQFGWGLAVDAKGNAVVGGGFYDQLVVGAPVDTRTSTGGADLFGVRLSP, via the coding sequence ATGCCTCACGCGGATCGTAGAATTCGTCGCTCGCTGGGTCTGCTCGCCGTGCTCGGGTTGTCCGTGTCGCCGGTGGCGTGTGGTTTCGACGAGTTCGGGGCGAAGCCCCCGGAGACGGGTGGGGCGGGTGCCGCCGGGGGCATGGGCGGCGCGGGCGGGATGGCGGGTGCCGGGGGTATGGCGGGCGCGGGGGGTATGGCGGGGCCCGGCGGTATGGGCGGCGCGGGGGGCGCGGGGGGCGCCGGCGGCGGCGTGACGTGCAACCCGAGCGAGACGAGGGAGTGTTATACGGGGCCCGCGGGCACGAAGGGCGTCGGCAACTGCAAGGCCGGCGTGGAGACTTGCGGGGACGACGGCACGGAGTGGAGCCCCTGCGCGGACGAGATCACGCCGGCGCCCGTCGAGAAGTGCACGACCGTCGGGGACGAGGATTGTGACGGCGTCGACGGTTGCACGGGCACGCCGCTGGACGCGTTCACGCCTGCCGGCAAGACGTCGGACCCGCTGGACGACGCGATCTTCGACGTCGCGATGGCGCCCGACGGCGGGTACGTGATCGCGGGCATGATGGACGGCACGCTCGACAACTCCGATTTCGCCAGCGTCTCGGCGGGCAGCGTCTACGTCGCGAAGTTCGACGCGATGGGGGCCATGCAATGGGAGAAGAAGTACCCGACGACGAGATTTGGTGCCGCCCGCGGGGTCGCCGTCCACAAGAACGGCGAAATCGTCATCGTGGGCGAGTTCAGCGGGACCATCAACTTTGGCGGCGACGCTCTGACGGCGCCGAGCCCGAGCGCGGACATCTTCATCGCGACGCTCGACGCCGCGGGCGAGCACGTCTGGAGCGAGCGGTACGGCACGACGAACGTGCAGACGGCGCAGGGCGTGGCGCTCGACGAGCAGGGCAACCTCTTCGTCACGGGTTACATCCGTAACGATGCCTTCAGCTTCGGCGGCGATACGTTCGATCCCGAGAACAACGACGAGATGTACCTGGTGAGTTTCACCGCGAATGGCACGCATCGATGGGACCGCGTCTTCATCGAAGGTGGGGATCAGCGGGCCTGGAGCGTCGCGGTCACGCTGCAGGGCCACCCGGTGATCGTGGGCCAGACGAGCGAAGCCGTGGATCTCGGGGGCTCGTCGAGCCCCTCCTACAGCTCGAGCCAGGATGGTATCGTCGCCATGTACGACAAGGACACCGGCGCGCACATCTGGAGCAAGTATGTCGCCTCGCCCAACAGCCAGAACGCCAACCACGTGTCCGTCGCGCCGAACGGGGAGGTCCTCGTCACGGGGCGCTTCGTGGACGCCGTCGATCTGGGATCGGGCCCGGTCAATTCGATCGGCAGCACCGACACGTATCTCGCCGTGCTCGACGCGACCAATGGCGCCGCGATCCATGTCAAGCGTATCGGCAGCATGAATACGGAGACGCGCGGCATCGGCGCCGTCGCCGACGGCGCGGGCGACATCATTCTGACGGGGCGTTACACCGGAGGCGCGCTCGATGTGGATGGCCAGGCGATCCCCAACCCGAACGGGGTCGACGCCCTGGTCATCAAGCTCGCCGGCGAGGATCTGGCCCCGATCTGGGTCAAGGCGCTCGGCGGACAGGGCAACCAGTTCGGCTGGGGCCTGGCGGTCGACGCGAAGGGAAATGCCGTCGTGGGAGGCGGGTTCTACGACCAGCTCGTCGTCGGCGCTCCGGTCGACACCAGGACGAGCACCGGCGGCGCCGATCTCTTCGGCGTCCGCCTCTCCCCGTGA
- a CDS encoding peptidyl-prolyl cis-trans isomerase, whose amino-acid sequence MRPASILRAILASSIALVAATATSSYVLADAAAPSDADAVVAKVGVRTITVREVERRLAAIPPFQLRYFGKTHDEIRRKFLEESVLKETLYAEGAEATKMRELPEVAERIRGVLRSTIVAQIRAEVLAQGPVSEEDVRAYYEANRDKYHAPPRVAIWRILVATREQALDVIGKAKADLSPKRWNELARDTSLDKTTSMRGGNLGLVAPDGTTTEPNMKVDLALVKAVEGVKDSELVPEPVAEGSAWAVVWRRQSVKAVDRPLELEAPSIRQLLMHERTQKKIGELVAELRKKHLGETNVDLLEILGVSAMGEVSPARRPGTLPSSRRPAEGKPAPTQTPIGPR is encoded by the coding sequence ATGCGCCCTGCCTCGATCCTGCGCGCGATCCTCGCCTCCTCGATCGCGCTCGTCGCCGCCACGGCCACGAGCTCGTACGTGCTCGCCGACGCAGCCGCGCCGAGTGACGCCGACGCGGTCGTCGCGAAGGTCGGCGTTCGAACGATCACCGTGCGCGAGGTGGAGCGGCGGCTCGCCGCGATCCCCCCCTTCCAGCTCCGCTACTTCGGCAAGACGCACGACGAGATCCGCCGCAAGTTCCTCGAGGAGAGCGTGCTCAAGGAGACGCTCTACGCCGAGGGCGCCGAGGCCACGAAGATGCGCGAGCTGCCCGAGGTCGCAGAGCGCATCCGCGGCGTCCTGCGGAGCACGATCGTCGCCCAGATCCGCGCCGAGGTCCTGGCGCAAGGCCCCGTCTCCGAGGAGGACGTGCGCGCCTACTACGAGGCGAACCGCGACAAGTACCACGCGCCGCCGCGCGTCGCGATCTGGCGCATCCTCGTGGCGACGCGCGAGCAGGCGCTCGACGTGATCGGGAAGGCGAAGGCCGACCTCTCGCCCAAGCGCTGGAACGAGCTCGCGCGCGACACGTCGCTCGACAAGACGACGAGCATGCGCGGCGGCAACCTCGGGCTCGTCGCGCCCGACGGGACGACGACGGAGCCGAACATGAAGGTCGACCTCGCCCTCGTCAAAGCCGTCGAGGGCGTGAAGGACAGCGAGCTCGTGCCCGAGCCCGTCGCGGAGGGCTCGGCGTGGGCCGTCGTCTGGCGGCGCCAGAGCGTCAAGGCGGTCGATCGACCGCTCGAGCTCGAAGCGCCCTCCATCCGGCAGCTCCTGATGCACGAGCGCACGCAAAAGAAGATCGGGGAGCTCGTCGCCGAGCTGCGCAAGAAGCACCTCGGCGAGACGAACGTCGACCTGCTCGAGATCCTCGGCGTGAGCGCGATGGGCGAGGTCTCACCCGCCAGACGCCCCGGCACCTTGCCCTCGTCGCGCCGCCCCGCCGAAGGCAAGCCCGCGCCGACGCAGACGCCCATCGGGCCGCGTTAA
- a CDS encoding 4a-hydroxytetrahydrobiopterin dehydratase has protein sequence MSKRQKLEDDAIQVFLAAHGGWSRAGEAIQKSYTFPDFSTALAFVVRVGLAAEKRDHHPDVHLGWGRVTVVWSTHDAGGITSIDAEMAEATDRLYGGP, from the coding sequence ATGTCGAAGCGACAGAAGCTCGAAGACGACGCGATCCAGGTGTTCCTGGCCGCGCACGGGGGCTGGTCCCGCGCGGGCGAGGCCATCCAGAAGTCGTACACGTTCCCCGACTTCTCCACGGCGCTCGCCTTCGTCGTGCGCGTGGGCCTCGCCGCGGAGAAGCGTGATCATCACCCCGACGTGCACCTCGGCTGGGGCCGCGTGACGGTCGTGTGGTCGACGCACGACGCGGGCGGGATCACGAGCATCGACGCCGAGATGGCCGAAGCGACCGATCGGCTCTACGGAGGCCCGTGA